From the genome of Acinetobacter sp. TR3:
TGGAACCCGACACGTGTGAAAGCTGTTCAACAGCTCGTTCAATGGATGGCAAAAAATCCAACTCAAGTAGAAAAGCCAAACATCTTAGTTTTAGGGGATATGAATAGTTATGCCAAAGAAGATCCGATTCAGGTGTTTGAAAAGGCAAATTACAAAGTTCTATTAAATGACAAAGTTGTAGGGCAAGGTGAGCAGGCTTATAGCTATGTATTTGGTGTATCAAGTAATACGGAAGGCTATGGTGGCGCAGGCAATTTAGATCACGCAATTGCAGATGCAAATTTATATAGTAAAGTAAAAAAAGCATTTACTTGGCATATCAATGCAGATGAACCAACCGTTTTAGATTACAACGAAGAATATAAAACCGATGCACAAAAAGCATTATTTTTCTCAGAAGATGCTTATCGCTCTTCAGATCATGATCCTGTAATTGTTGATCTTGATATGAGTGATGTCGAGAATAAACCTTCACCGTCAAATACTTCATCGGGGAGTTTTGGATGGTTATCGATCTTAGGTCTTTTGGGTCTTGCAAGTTTTTCCAAGCGCTCAAGAAAAGATAAAGTGTGATCTATGCAAAAAGAGGAGGATAGAAGTAATCTATTCTCCTCAAAAAATGATCTATTTGAGCAGGATATATACGATGATAATAAAAAGTTGACATAAGACTACTTGCAAAATCATGTAATTTCACTAATAGTCAGATCATTCAGTATTTTTTACTTTTTTTGACAAATTTGTGGAAACACATTTTGCAAATTAAGGTAAAGCATTTTAGAACATAAGAGTTAGATAACAAGGATCAATTATGAAGTTGTATTATTCGCCTGGTGCTTGCTCATTGGCAGCACATATTATTTTAAATGAAATAAATGTAGATTTTGACTTAGAACGCGTTGACCTAAAAACACATAAAACCTCGAAAGGGGTAGATTATTATGAAATTAACCCGAAAGGTTATGTTCCAGCTTTAGAGATTAATCCTGGTTTAATCTTAACTGAGAATGTTGCCATCTTACCGTTTCTGGCACAACACGATCCTAAACAGGATTTAATTCCACCATCGGGCATGGGGCGTGCCAAAGTCCTTGAATGGTTAGGTTATTTAAATTCTGAGTTGCATGATGCTTATGCAGTTTTCTTTAGTGGTAAGTTAACTGATGATGAAAAAACCAAAGCGTATGCTGAAGTAGATCGTTTACTGAAATATATCGACAATTATTTAGCTGAATCAGAATATGATTATTTAGTGGATGATAATTTTGGTCCAGCAGATGCGTATTTATTTGTACTTACAAATTGGTCAAATCATATTGAACATGACTTAACACCTTATATTCATATTATCGCTTTGCGTAATAAAGTGGCCGAACGTCAGTCGGTACAAATTGCAATGCGTGATGAAGGATTACTCGGTTAGTTTTCTCTGCATTAAAAAAGCCTCTGTGATCAGAGGCTTTTTTATAATCAAAAGATTATTGTTGAGCTTTTTCTTTTACATCAGCAGCGCCGTTTTCAACTGCACCAGCAACTTTAGCAGTTGCATCACGTGCAGCGGCTTCAGTTTTTGCAGCAGCTTCAGCAGTTGCATTCGCAGTATGATCAGCAGCAGCATCAATTTGATCAGCAGCAGTATCTACCGCAGTAGCAACATTGCTCGCAGCAGAATCAGCAGCATTTTTTACATCAGCACTCGCTTGATCAGCGGCATGTTCTAAGTGTTCGCCAGTAGTTGCCCCAGTTTCAGGCGCTTTATCTTTATTACAGCCTACAAGTGCAACAGTAGCAGCGAGACCTAATGCAACAAGTAATTTATTCATTTTCATGTTTCCTTTTCTTTGTGGCATCCAATAGGTATGGATAGCGAAAATATAAACATAAACTGTATGAATAATAAAGTTGAAAATTTGTTGATAACTTGTAAAAACACGCACTTACATTTTTGAAATGTAAATGCGTGCACATGTTTTTAGATTATTTTAAACACCAGAACGGATCATATAATCAAAAGCTGATAGAGAAGCTTTAGCACCTTCACCTGTCGCAATAATGATTTGCTTGTATGGTACGGTGGTACAGTCACCCGCAGCAAATACACCTTTGACATTGGTTTCATTTCGATCATTGATCACAATCTCACCACGATTGCTGAGTTCAACCGCACTGTTCTTCAAGAAATCCGTGTTAGGTAATAAACCAATCTGCACAAAGATTCCTGCAAGCTCAACTGTATGTTCAACATCAGTCGCACGATCTTTATATTTCAACGCAGTGACTTGTGAACCATCACCGACCACTTCAGTACTGAGCGCATTTAAGATTACAGTGGTATTTGACAAGCTATTTAACTTGTCTTGCAACACTTGATCTGCACGAAGCTTGGTATCAAACTCCACCAACGTCACATGCTCAACAATGCCTGCAAGGTCAATCGCTGCTTCTACACCAGAGTTACCACCACCAATCACCGCAACACGCTTGCCTTTGAAGAGTGGGCCATCACAGTGCGGGCAGTACGCCACACCACGAGTACGGTATTCTGCTTCACCCGGTACATTCATTTCTCTCCAACGTGCGCCTGTTGAAAGAATAATGGTTTTAGATTCAAGCTTAGCCCCATTTTCCAATTCAACTTCAACCAGACCATTGGCCGTTTGATCTGCACCTGTGATCTTGCTGACACGTTGCAAATTCATGATGTCCACGCCATATTCACGAACATGCGCTTCCATATCTTGAGCAAACTTCGGACCTACCGTTTTTTGTACTGTCGTGAAGTTCTCAATGTCCATGGTATCCATGACCTGACCACCAAAACGTTCAGCCACGATACCTGTTTTGATGCCTTTACGTGCTGCGTAGATCGCCGCTGTACCACCTGCAGGACCACCACCAATCACCAATACATCAAAAGCCTCTTTCGCATTGAGAAGAGCTGCATCTTTCTCTGCTGAGTTAGTATCTAACTTCGCCACGATTTCTTCCAAAGTCATACGACCTTGTCCAATATGTTCATTGTCTTGGAACAGCATCGGTACAGCCAAGATTTTACGTTCCTCAACTTCTTCTTGGAAAAA
Proteins encoded in this window:
- a CDS encoding glutathione binding-like protein, whose translation is MKLYYSPGACSLAAHIILNEINVDFDLERVDLKTHKTSKGVDYYEINPKGYVPALEINPGLILTENVAILPFLAQHDPKQDLIPPSGMGRAKVLEWLGYLNSELHDAYAVFFSGKLTDDEKTKAYAEVDRLLKYIDNYLAESEYDYLVDDNFGPADAYLFVLTNWSNHIEHDLTPYIHIIALRNKVAERQSVQIAMRDEGLLG
- the ahpF gene encoding alkyl hydroperoxide reductase subunit F — translated: MLDQNIKTQLKAYLERLESPIELVAALDESDKAAKIKELVTEIAELSDQVTARFDGSNARRPSFGVAKAGEQPRVFFAGLPMGHEFTSLILALLQVSGYAPKVSDEVLTQIKGLNLKSNFDVFVSLSCHNCPDVVQALNLIAIYNPNATATMIDGGFFQEEVEERKILAVPMLFQDNEHIGQGRMTLEEIVAKLDTNSAEKDAALLNAKEAFDVLVIGGGPAGGTAAIYAARKGIKTGIVAERFGGQVMDTMDIENFTTVQKTVGPKFAQDMEAHVREYGVDIMNLQRVSKITGADQTANGLVEVELENGAKLESKTIILSTGARWREMNVPGEAEYRTRGVAYCPHCDGPLFKGKRVAVIGGGNSGVEAAIDLAGIVEHVTLVEFDTKLRADQVLQDKLNSLSNTTVILNALSTEVVGDGSQVTALKYKDRATDVEHTVELAGIFVQIGLLPNTDFLKNSAVELSNRGEIVINDRNETNVKGVFAAGDCTTVPYKQIIIATGEGAKASLSAFDYMIRSGV